In a genomic window of Passer domesticus isolate bPasDom1 chromosome 3, bPasDom1.hap1, whole genome shotgun sequence:
- the LOC135296208 gene encoding serine/arginine-rich splicing factor 4-like isoform X2, with protein sequence MASEKEDLAESSSSSPAASTIQVSRAARPGASENLRAEDSNSEVHSIEESISSASHTQAEQAGSHSAERGQHNSPGHQRRKSYSRSCNGSRGGSRGGSRGRAQVKSRSRYPRRHHDGHARVQQAQRYNHSSSRRRRQSRARSAARDKHQRTEGHARALSGRRTRRRQEYQVSFIEPRAVRSRSRQRSRRSSSQTLREYLREMERDEGRALRHDCYIRASSGRSRCQQRGRRLSYRERQVSRSQSQGRSRSTQRQTLRENLRRMERDILTSMELSQRHQRRRQTGFTESQVAKK encoded by the exons ATGGCCTCAGAGAAAGAAGATTTGGCAGAAAGCAGCTCCTcttcccctgctgccagcaccatcCAGGTGTCCCGGGCTGCACGTCCAGGTGCTTCAGAGAACCTAAG GGCAGAAGACAGTAACTCTGAGGTGCACTCTATCGAAGAGTCCATCAGCTCGGCCAGCCATACTCAAGCAGAGCAAGCTGGATCCCACTCAGCAGAAAGAGGTCAGCATAATTCCCCAGGACACCAGCGCCGCAAGTCTTACAGTAGAAGCTGCAATGGTAGCCGTGGTGGCAGCCGTGGGGGCAGCCGTGGCAGGGCCCAAGTGAAGAGCCGAAGCAGGTATCCAAGGAGGCATCACGATGGCCATGCCAGGGTCCAGCAGGCCCAAAGGTACAATCACTCAAGCAGCAGGAGACGGCGGCAGAGCAGGGCTCGGAGCGCTGCTCGTGACAAGCACCAAAGGACCGAAGGGCATGCCCGTGCTCTCTCAGGGAGGCGTACGCGCCGTAGGCAGGAATACCAGGTTTCTTTCATAGAACCGAGGGCAGTAAGGAGCCGATCCCGGCAGAGGTCACGCAGATCTTCCAGCCAAACACTGAGGGAGTATCTAAGGGAGATGGAACGCGATGAGGGACGAGCTCTAAGGCATGACTGCTACATCCGTGCGTCTTCAGGGAGGAGCAGGTGCCAACAGCGAGGACGCCGGCTTTCTTACAGAGAACGGCAG GTGTCAAGGAGCCAATCCCAGGGGAGGTCCCGCAGCACACAGCGCCAAACACTGCGGGAGAATCTAAGGAGGATGGAACGTGACATCCTAACCTCCATGGAGTTGAGTCAGCGCCATCAGCGGAGACGCCAGACTGGTTTCACTGAATCACAGGTGGCAAAGAAGTGA
- the LOC135296208 gene encoding serine/arginine-rich splicing factor 4-like isoform X1, with the protein MASEKEDLAESSSSSPAASTIQVSRAARPGASENLRAEDSNSEVHSIEESISSASHTQAEQAGSHSAERGQHNSPGHQRRKSYSRSCNGSRGGSRGGSRGRAQVKSRSRYPRRHHDGHARVQQAQRYNHSSSRRRRQSRARSAARDKHQRTEGHARALSGRRTRRRQEYQVSFIEPRAVRSRSRQRSRRSSSQTLREYLREMERDEGRALRHDCYIRASSGRSRCQQRGRRLSYRERQVTRSRTPGRLRSTLPLKDNPRRTECYERQIEQGIHASPRRSERLQQGHQVSLIEPQVSRSQSQGRSRSTQRQTLRENLRRMERDILTSMELSQRHQRRRQTGFTESQVAKK; encoded by the exons ATGGCCTCAGAGAAAGAAGATTTGGCAGAAAGCAGCTCCTcttcccctgctgccagcaccatcCAGGTGTCCCGGGCTGCACGTCCAGGTGCTTCAGAGAACCTAAG GGCAGAAGACAGTAACTCTGAGGTGCACTCTATCGAAGAGTCCATCAGCTCGGCCAGCCATACTCAAGCAGAGCAAGCTGGATCCCACTCAGCAGAAAGAGGTCAGCATAATTCCCCAGGACACCAGCGCCGCAAGTCTTACAGTAGAAGCTGCAATGGTAGCCGTGGTGGCAGCCGTGGGGGCAGCCGTGGCAGGGCCCAAGTGAAGAGCCGAAGCAGGTATCCAAGGAGGCATCACGATGGCCATGCCAGGGTCCAGCAGGCCCAAAGGTACAATCACTCAAGCAGCAGGAGACGGCGGCAGAGCAGGGCTCGGAGCGCTGCTCGTGACAAGCACCAAAGGACCGAAGGGCATGCCCGTGCTCTCTCAGGGAGGCGTACGCGCCGTAGGCAGGAATACCAGGTTTCTTTCATAGAACCGAGGGCAGTAAGGAGCCGATCCCGGCAGAGGTCACGCAGATCTTCCAGCCAAACACTGAGGGAGTATCTAAGGGAGATGGAACGCGATGAGGGACGAGCTCTAAGGCATGACTGCTACATCCGTGCGTCTTCAGGGAGGAGCAGGTGCCAACAGCGAGGACGCCGGCTTTCTTACAGAGAACGGCAGGTGACAAGGAGCCGAACCCCAGGGAGGCTCCGCAGCACACTGCCTCTGAAGGACAATCCAAGGAGGACAGAATGCTATGAGAGACAGATTGAACAGGGCATTCATGCCTCCCCAAGGCGGAGTGAGCGCCTTCAGCAAGGACATCAGGTTTCTTTGATCGAACCACAGGTGTCAAGGAGCCAATCCCAGGGGAGGTCCCGCAGCACACAGCGCCAAACACTGCGGGAGAATCTAAGGAGGATGGAACGTGACATCCTAACCTCCATGGAGTTGAGTCAGCGCCATCAGCGGAGACGCCAGACTGGTTTCACTGAATCACAGGTGGCAAAGAAGTGA